GAAGCATATCTTTCATGCCACGAAGTGCCGTTATCATCGCATTATCCTTTTTTATTTTTTGTGATTTTACTTAAAATTTATAAAATTTTCTATCTCTTTTGAAATTAGCTCTATGCTTTTAGATGCGTCTATAAAAAGTGTATCAAAGCCATTTTTGATAAGAATTTGCTTCATCAAACTTTGCACTTTTAAAAGATACTCTAGCCCTCGAGCCTCGATCTTATCGCTTGTGCCTCTGCTTTTTAGGCGTGCGCTTATTAGCTCAGGACTTGCTTCAAAAAAGATGATCTTGTCTGCAAATTTATCATTTAGTGCAAATTTATTAAGCTCCAAAAGCACGTTTTCGTCTAGGCTTTCATCATTTGCCAAAGCGTAGGCAATGCCGGAGATAAAGCCTCTGTCGCTTAAAATAAGCCTACTTAAATTTGGAGCGACCAGCTTTTCAAAATGCTCAGCTCTGTCAGCTAAAAAAAGTAAAATTTCAGCTCTTTTGCCTATTTTTATGCTTGAG
The DNA window shown above is from Campylobacter concisus and carries:
- the tmk gene encoding dTMP kinase; amino-acid sequence: MYVLFEGIDGVGKSTQIEILASKFSDVVVTKEPGGTQLGENLREILLSSSIKIGKRAEILLFLADRAEHFEKLVAPNLSRLILSDRGFISGIAYALANDESLDENVLLELNKFALNDKFADKIIFFEASPELISARLKSRGTSDKIEARGLEYLLKVQSLMKQILIKNGFDTLFIDASKSIELISKEIENFINFK